The proteins below are encoded in one region of Sphingobacterium sp. R2:
- a CDS encoding N-acetyl sugar amidotransferase, translating to MKGEKIFWCKNCLNMSTRPRISFDERGWCNACQWMEEKKVLNWEPRQHELNSILEKHRSKTGNFDCIVPVSGGKDGSYVAYMLKEKYGMNPLAVTVRPALSLPIGDQNLFNFIQSGFNHIHVSTNPKVLDRLNKYGFIEKGFPYYGWLIAIHTAVIRTAISFKIPLLFYGEDGEIEYGGSTASKNKPTYGIDYMRAVYLEGGHRQVFDRILADGDIKESDLTFFKFPSQEEINEVGLEFTHWSYYESWDSYRNYVVAKDHCGLIEKDEGNQDTFTNFAQNDQALYALHAYLMYLKFGFGRATQDAGIEIRRGSMTRNQALNLVRMYDNAYPEELIPTYLEYYKMTKEEFDQVLDKYANKDLFEKVDGIWQPKFIAGEDFEI from the coding sequence ATGAAAGGCGAAAAAATTTTTTGGTGTAAAAACTGTTTAAATATGTCAACACGGCCTCGAATTTCTTTTGATGAAAGGGGGTGGTGTAATGCATGTCAGTGGATGGAAGAAAAAAAAGTTTTGAATTGGGAACCTAGGCAGCACGAATTGAATTCAATATTAGAAAAGCATAGATCTAAAACAGGGAATTTTGACTGCATTGTACCAGTTAGCGGTGGAAAAGACGGTTCGTATGTTGCCTATATGTTAAAAGAAAAATACGGCATGAATCCTCTAGCCGTTACAGTGAGGCCAGCGTTATCATTACCTATCGGGGACCAAAATCTCTTTAATTTTATTCAATCCGGTTTCAATCATATCCATGTTTCGACTAATCCGAAAGTACTTGATAGATTGAATAAATATGGATTTATAGAAAAAGGATTTCCTTATTATGGTTGGTTAATTGCTATTCATACTGCGGTAATACGTACAGCTATAAGCTTTAAGATCCCGTTGTTATTCTATGGTGAGGATGGGGAAATTGAGTATGGCGGATCTACAGCTAGTAAAAATAAGCCAACCTATGGGATTGACTATATGCGAGCTGTCTATTTGGAGGGGGGACACCGACAGGTTTTTGATCGAATATTAGCTGACGGCGATATTAAGGAATCTGATTTAACTTTTTTTAAATTTCCGAGCCAAGAGGAAATTAACGAAGTTGGACTTGAGTTTACGCACTGGTCATATTATGAGTCTTGGGATTCTTATAGAAATTACGTGGTGGCTAAAGATCATTGCGGGTTAATTGAAAAGGATGAAGGTAATCAAGATACATTTACTAATTTTGCTCAAAATGATCAAGCTCTCTATGCATTACATGCTTATTTAATGTATTTGAAATTTGGATTTGGAAGGGCAACTCAGGACGCTGGTATTGAAATTAGAAGGGGTTCTATGACTCGTAATCAAGCATTGAATTTAGTTAGAATGTATGACAATGCCTACCCTGAGGAATTAATTCCAACTTATTTGGAATACTATAAAATGACTAAAGAGGAGTTCGATCAAGTATTAGATAAATATGCCAATAAAGATCTATTCGAAAAGGTGGACGGAATTTGGCAACCTAAATTTATTGCTGGTGAGGATTTTGAAATATGA
- a CDS encoding acylneuraminate cytidylyltransferase family protein, with product MKGLITICARGGSKGIPGKNIKLINGKALIAYSCEVAVAFAANRDIDIVLSTDSTAIKAVVKSLGYHNIDTGYERPDFLANDTAGKLDAIVDVKTYSEMQNDLKYDFIIDLDVTSPLRNVADLNGAIDLLFKNEAALNIFSVSPANRNPYFNMVEEKDDGFYGLCKIGQFLTRQSAPKVYDMNASFYIFKRAFFDQGYQTVIADKSLICELPHICFDLDHPIDFEFMSYLLENKKLDFEFNY from the coding sequence ATGAAAGGTTTAATTACAATTTGTGCTAGAGGGGGCTCTAAGGGTATTCCAGGTAAAAACATTAAGTTGATCAATGGGAAAGCGCTAATAGCTTATTCCTGTGAAGTAGCTGTAGCATTTGCCGCAAATCGTGATATTGATATAGTATTATCAACTGATTCTACAGCGATTAAAGCTGTAGTAAAATCTTTAGGTTATCATAATATTGATACTGGTTATGAACGGCCTGATTTTCTTGCTAATGATACCGCTGGGAAACTAGACGCAATTGTCGATGTAAAAACATATTCTGAAATGCAAAATGACTTGAAATATGATTTTATTATTGACTTAGATGTAACATCCCCTCTCCGTAATGTAGCTGATTTAAATGGCGCAATTGATTTGCTATTTAAAAATGAAGCTGCACTAAATATATTTTCGGTAAGTCCGGCAAACAGAAATCCCTATTTCAATATGGTTGAAGAAAAAGATGACGGATTTTATGGCTTGTGTAAAATAGGTCAATTTCTGACGCGACAATCTGCACCCAAAGTTTACGACATGAATGCATCTTTTTATATTTTTAAAAGAGCTTTTTTTGACCAAGGATACCAGACTGTTATTGCTGACAAAAGTTTAATATGTGAATTGCCTCATATCTGCTTTGATTTAGATCACCCTATAGACTTTGAATTTATGTCTTATTTATTGGAGAACAAGAAGCTGGATTTTGAATTTAATTATTGA
- a CDS encoding Gfo/Idh/MocA family protein, translating to MKVLIIGLGSIAKKHIEAIRKQISNVKIYALRTGSHVTASDYPNVINVFSFNEVEFETIDFVIISSPTSKHFEGINICNQLRKPLFIEKPLFSEITNKTEQLVKDVTLAKTKTYVACNLRFLDALKTLKNLVQNKRINEVNVYCGSYLPDWRPNVDFRKVYSANKEMGGGVHIDLIHELDYIYWFFGNPLAHRSFCKSSSSLEISAIDYANFIWEYSTFTASIVLNYYRRDAKRTIEIVTSEGTFLANLLENKIFYNGQVIFQSEQKISDTYDAQMKYFIDFITGSQTSFNTIEEANSILKLCIQD from the coding sequence ATGAAAGTACTTATAATTGGTTTAGGTTCCATTGCAAAGAAACATATCGAGGCAATAAGAAAACAAATTTCTAATGTAAAAATCTATGCATTGCGGACAGGAAGTCATGTGACAGCCTCGGATTATCCTAACGTTATAAACGTATTCTCATTCAATGAAGTCGAATTTGAAACAATAGATTTTGTGATAATTTCAAGTCCAACAAGTAAACATTTCGAGGGAATAAATATATGCAACCAATTAAGGAAACCTTTATTTATAGAAAAGCCACTGTTCTCTGAAATAACAAATAAAACAGAACAACTCGTTAAAGATGTGACTCTGGCAAAAACAAAGACTTACGTGGCATGTAACCTGCGTTTTTTAGACGCATTAAAAACATTGAAAAATCTTGTTCAAAATAAAAGAATAAATGAAGTAAATGTCTATTGTGGTTCTTATCTCCCCGATTGGCGGCCAAATGTGGATTTTAGAAAAGTTTATAGTGCAAACAAGGAAATGGGAGGTGGTGTACATATAGATCTTATCCACGAACTTGATTATATTTATTGGTTTTTTGGAAATCCATTAGCGCATCGTTCTTTCTGTAAAAGTAGTTCATCCTTAGAAATTTCTGCTATAGATTACGCTAATTTCATATGGGAATATTCTACATTTACTGCATCCATAGTTTTAAATTATTATCGAAGAGATGCTAAAAGAACGATAGAAATTGTTACCTCTGAAGGAACATTTTTAGCAAATTTGTTGGAAAATAAGATTTTTTATAATGGTCAAGTTATTTTTCAATCAGAACAAAAGATTTCGGATACCTATGACGCTCAAATGAAGTATTTTATAGATTTCATTACAGGATCTCAAACAAGTTTTAATACGATTGAAGAAGCAAATTCTATTTTAAAATTATGTATTCAGGACTAA
- the hisH gene encoding imidazole glycerol phosphate synthase subunit HisH — protein MKIAIVDYGMGNIRSIVSSLKFLGVEDILLTSSPLELQSADKLILPGVGSFGRAINKIREMELDRILKTLVLDDKQPILGICLGMQLMGKYSHEDGENAGLNFIDRGIERFEDENLQIPHVGFNQVTPYEHSRLFDGLVGHPDFYFTHSYRMVANSFGENYSTCHYGSTFVASFEKENIAGVQFHPELSQTNGLRLLRNFIEKF, from the coding sequence ATGAAAATAGCAATTGTTGACTATGGAATGGGTAATATCCGTTCCATAGTGAGTAGCTTAAAATTTTTAGGAGTTGAAGATATTTTGCTTACATCATCTCCTCTCGAATTGCAATCAGCTGATAAGTTAATTTTGCCTGGAGTTGGTTCTTTTGGTAGGGCAATAAATAAAATTCGCGAAATGGAATTAGACCGAATTTTGAAGACATTAGTTCTAGACGATAAGCAGCCTATTTTAGGTATTTGTTTGGGAATGCAACTAATGGGTAAATATAGTCACGAGGACGGCGAGAATGCTGGGTTAAATTTTATAGATAGAGGTATTGAGCGATTTGAAGATGAAAATTTGCAAATACCTCATGTTGGCTTTAACCAAGTAACACCATATGAGCATTCAAGATTATTTGATGGTCTGGTTGGACATCCAGATTTCTATTTTACACATAGTTATCGTATGGTAGCTAATTCTTTTGGAGAAAATTACAGCACATGTCACTATGGCTCCACTTTCGTAGCTTCATTTGAAAAGGAAAATATTGCAGGTGTTCAATTTCATCCTGAACTCAGTCAAACAAATGGACTAAGGTTATTGAGAAATTTTATAGAGAAGTTTTAA
- a CDS encoding SDR family oxidoreductase: MYSGLKDKVILVTGAGGLIGRESVKHLVSHAAIVVGVDVHEPHSGESLFLKADITEKAEIDVVIGSVMAKYGRIDGLVNLAYPRTPDWGTAFEQIEYISWQKNVDMQMNAVFYFCQQILKIMKLQRGGSIVNIASIYGVVGNDFTLYKEYNGTSPAAYSAIKGGIINFSRYLASYYGRDNIRVNCVSPGGILDEKNQHPSFIKRYSDKSPLGRLGNAEEIAPAISFLLSDDAAFITGHNLMVDGGWTAI, translated from the coding sequence ATGTATTCAGGACTAAAAGATAAAGTTATTCTTGTAACAGGCGCTGGTGGTTTAATTGGGCGGGAGTCTGTAAAACATTTGGTAAGCCATGCAGCGATAGTTGTTGGCGTAGATGTTCATGAGCCCCATTCTGGAGAAAGCCTTTTTCTTAAGGCTGACATTACTGAGAAAGCTGAAATCGATGTTGTCATTGGCAGCGTGATGGCTAAATATGGGCGTATTGATGGATTGGTAAATTTGGCATATCCCCGAACGCCAGATTGGGGAACGGCATTCGAACAGATCGAATACATTTCTTGGCAAAAGAATGTGGATATGCAGATGAATGCAGTGTTTTATTTTTGTCAACAGATTTTGAAGATCATGAAATTGCAAAGGGGAGGTTCAATTGTAAACATCGCATCGATTTATGGAGTGGTAGGCAATGACTTTACATTATATAAGGAATATAATGGAACATCACCAGCGGCGTATTCCGCTATTAAAGGTGGAATTATAAATTTTTCTAGATATTTAGCCTCATATTATGGACGCGATAACATTAGAGTTAATTGCGTTTCACCAGGAGGTATACTTGACGAGAAGAATCAACATCCGTCGTTCATTAAGCGGTACAGCGATAAGTCCCCTTTGGGAAGATTAGGCAACGCTGAAGAAATCGCTCCTGCAATTAGCTTTTTACTTTCTGATGATGCAGCATTTATAACGGGACATAATTTAATGGTGGACGGCGGTTGGACAGCTATTTGA